The nucleotide window TTCGCGACTGGGAAAGATATCGAAAAACTAACCGAAAAGCAATTTGAAAATATTGTAAAAGCAAAAAAAGTCTATCATTACGGTAAAGGGGAATGTCCTCAGGGGAGTACCCGTCATTATCGTTTTTCTATTTACGTACCTAAAGACCTGAAAGCCTCGGTAAATACGATTTTTGCCCAGTGGCACGGTATGCCCGACCGTACTTTATTATGTACTCCCGAGGGCGAAGTCAAAGAGGTTTCCGATGAAGAATTCGCGAAAATATGTGAAAAAGTGATATTTAAAAAAGATAAGGGATACGATCGACTTCCGCTACTACGTGAAGACGGAACTCTGGAAAAGGACAAGAAAGGAAATATATTATACCAGGCACATTGGGAACCTAATGGATGGATTATTGAACAAGGTGGATTCCCTCCTCTGGCTTTCGGTTTTAATAAAGGATATTTTTATATAAAAGCCAATTCGGACCGGAAATGGTTATCCGATAAAACCGACCGTTGTAATATCGATCCCGAAAAAGGCGAAATCATGCATCCGTTGATTTCGAAATATAAATCATCCACCCTCGCTTATAAAGAACCGTTCAGCGATTTTCCCAAAGAAACGTGGGTTACCTTCGAAATTGCCGTTACCTGGACTGTTTACGGAATGGAAAAGGAAAATATTGTAAAACCCGGTAGTCTGGATGTGGTTATGTCGTATGAAAAGAACGGTGAAAAAGTAGAACGGCATATCGTAGATAACGAAACGATATTGATCGGACGTAACGACCGAAATGGATATTATTTTAAGTTTGGTATTTATCGGGTGGGAAACAGTACGACTCCGGTGTGTTATAATCTGGCCGGATACAAAGAATACTGATTGATTATATTCGATTTTTTTGTCATTAAGCGGCATAAAAGCTTTACCGACGGGAGTTTTCAACAAATGTAAAAGTCTTTTCAACAACAGAGAAAGTCTGTTCGGGAGAAAGTCTGTAACATTGCAATGCCGGCCGGTAGAAGCGACCGGAAGACTTAATCGTTAAATCAATAAAATGAAAAATTATATGAATCGCAGGATTTTTACAGCCATAGTATCGGTTTTATTCTTCAGCAACGGTCTTTATGCACAGGGTTTTTCATCATTTAAGGTAGAAGGTTCCCTGACACAGACATTATTGAAAAACCGTACTAAATCGGCCTCTATTATA belongs to Coprobacter tertius and includes:
- a CDS encoding heparin lyase I family protein encodes the protein MNNMIKLKSFLIIVMCLLWGFSLTAQEKTLVPIRERVDIQSQVAPENSIIDGEWVAVGTRKKHAIQYDYTRLYDGKPSYRFELKQNDNTLAGYSAGETKGRAELSYCFATGKDIEKLTEKQFENIVKAKKVYHYGKGECPQGSTRHYRFSIYVPKDLKASVNTIFAQWHGMPDRTLLCTPEGEVKEVSDEEFAKICEKVIFKKDKGYDRLPLLREDGTLEKDKKGNILYQAHWEPNGWIIEQGGFPPLAFGFNKGYFYIKANSDRKWLSDKTDRCNIDPEKGEIMHPLISKYKSSTLAYKEPFSDFPKETWVTFEIAVTWTVYGMEKENIVKPGSLDVVMSYEKNGEKVERHIVDNETILIGRNDRNGYYFKFGIYRVGNSTTPVCYNLAGYKEY